The sequence TTTGGGAGTCTCAGCTGTGTTTTATAGGCTCCTTGAGGAGGATACAAACTCAAGAACAGGTGTCCCTAAAAAGTCCCTTTTTAGGCCGACTTCTCTTCTCATCCTTCACTAACCCAACAGTGTTCTACTCAGAAGTGGTATTCAGTAGGTCACTATGCCAGGAACACCTTGATTTATCCACGGTTTCGATTTGCCTTTGTAACTTAAACATCAGCCAGTCTGTCTAACTACATTTCAGTCCAGCCCATTCTCTGATTAGAGGCAGGAAGCATGTCGTAGCTGCCTCACTAATTCCAGTGGGGATTCTCTTTGCAGTGATTTCTggcaataaattttaaatgtgtttcctAGGTCAGGCCAGGCCCATCACCCATCTTCATACTTAAATGCTCACCTATTCAACCTTCCTTTTGGACTTGTACTAGGGCACACAACCTTAGCCTCAGGGCGCATCCACAAGACTCCACAGCGTCCCTGAGGATGACATCAAGACCTGACCCCTTGCCCTGGGAGCTTATCTGGGCTGCTCAGTCTGCCAAGGGAAGTGTTCCCCTGGATTAGATTCCCTTTGGGGCCTGTGGCCTTGCCCTACTTTTTTTTGGTTATGTCCTGGAACTATATATAGACAGTCTTTACAGCTGGACAGTTTAAAACTAAAATCAAAGCTTTGCCAAAAATCAAAAAGTAAATGGGTGGGGAGTAGAGGTGGGCAGGTGATGATACTTGCAGAATGTTATTCCTTTTCTAGACTCAGAGCTAGTCTCTAGGTTGAGAAGAACCACCCATGAAGGCCCAAAGAGAGCCCCTTGGTTAacctattttctcttctctcttcttctctaattttcttttcttttttagtggtattttgagatttaaaaaaaaaaaattattttagagaatgagcaggggaggggcagagggagatggagagaaagaattccATGCGGCCTCCCGGCTGAGCacggagctcaatgtggggctcagtcctgggaccctgagatcatcacctgagccaaaatcaacagtcagatgcttaaccgactgagccacccaggctccccttggtTAACCTCTTTCTTTAGTAACCGAGTCCCCATGGAGTGTGCACTCTGGACTTTGGTTGGCCAACTGGTAaccttttttaatatattgagtttgtatgtattctttgcaAAAGATGTCCAGGTCATTATTCAAGGCAGAATCTAAAAAGGAATAGCGTCATTTAGGTAAACCCAAGAAGCACTTCAGAGCACACACTGTCTTGTACCTTGGAGTTTTGCCTCTGGATAAGCCACAGATTACATTTTGGTTCCAGATGTGAGAAGCCATTAGTAATTAGGACAGCTCCCTTGGGAAATCCTGTTCCCAGTCCCTCTTCGAGAGAATCACTGCTTCCTCTGGAATATTTGTTTGGGGGGCTCCGGAGGCTGCGATTTAGTGACAAAGGGGAATGAATTGACcctagaaaaataagaatgagagATTTCTAATGAGATCTGACAGTTCAAGGACTGAAGAAAGAATctaagctttttttaaattttcctgccCACCCAGTCTTCATACAAATGTAAATATGCCTCCTTCAACAAATTGccaaatgtggttttgatttgtaagcAGGAGACCCTGCCTTGccggtttcttttctttttctctctttttttaaatcgaAGTCACAGGTTTTGCACTTGTTGAACTGGACATATCCTTCTGTCACTCCATCACGTTTTCTGTTGTCCTTCTCCTTCCAAGGACATTTTCCCCCATTGTTTGTGATCAGAGGAATTTGGGACGAGAGTCAATTGTCATGTTTCTTAAAGCAGTTTTTGAAGTTCCCATAGGAAATACACAGTGCTCTTtaaactgagttttaaaaaataaataaataaaggcagagATTGGATCTAGTATGAGATTTGAAGAGTGTCACTATCGCGGCATCGTACTTTATGTGGTCTGCGCAGTATCCATTGTTGTTATTTATGACCCTGTCTGCCTTCCATTGTGGACTTCTTCAAGCCTTGGGGAATTTACATCATTCCTAATAGCAAAAGGCTTTCTGGTTCCCACAGAGTTGTTCAAAGCCTGACTCATGCTCCTTATGTTAATTGTTCAACTCTGAAAATACAGCACTTACAGGGTGTGGTCTTAAGGGGAAAATCTACTGTACTTATAGGGCATGTTTAGAAGTGTTTCACACAtaaatctgtctctctctctctttctccttctctccctctccccctttcttccccctctcgcCCCCtcttttccccctgcccctccatctctctctctctctcctttaactTTAAAACTGGAGCTCTGTTTGGTCAAGGGGAGAAAGGTAGAAGCATCAAAATGCAGTATAATCCAATAAAACCTACAATATCCTGTTCACTAACTCTTAAAACTGACAGGTTATAACTGGATATGATTATGAGTGTCATTGATCCAGGTCTGAAACCATAGGCGAGATTAGTAGGAATTGAAAGCTTGTACTCTGTGGTGTGGGGCAGTGGTTGTACAAAGGTCAGAGCACTGGTCTTTGGGGCTCCCTGGCATCATACTGATGGCTGCTGTCTACCAGGTGTTCTGGGATTGCCATTGCTAAATTCCAATGTGAATCTAAAGCAAGGGACCTACTGATAATTTCCCAGAATTCTTCCTTATGGCCTCAGCATTTTACTGTGGAATTTGGTAGAGAAGGGCACTTACTCTCCCAGGAAATGAGAACAGTTAACACCTTGTCTGGATTATCTACTTGcttaacaaaaaggaaataattccaAAACTATGAAGTAGGTTAATGGTGGCAAAGATTGGGAGTTTTTGACGTTTTAGAAGTACTTCTGTATGACGCTTCCTTGGGAACATGTAAGGATAGATAAACAGATAATCTCTGAATTAATGTAAAACTGTGGTGGTGCTGTCAGTTTAAGAAAAAACTCCCAGTTTTCTGGTAGCCAGGAACCACAAACTTCAGTTTTCAAAGTACCGGTATTCAAAGGCCTTAACTCAACTCCTGCAACCTTAAGTATTGCAAAGGCCACGTTCTGTATTTTTTGTAAATAGAGAAAATGTGTGGAATTCTTAGGCTAATTAGGGTGTAGACCATGGTGCCAGCGGGTCTCTCTGGAAGATCGGCGCTCACACACATGCTGCTGCCTGGCCCCGCGATGCCGGCTTCATCACACTCGGCCCCAGAGATAGCAGATACTGGCCAAGAGTTCCCAGAGAGTTTGGATCCAACATCCTTTCTCTTACAGACTTGGATGTCTGTGGTGCATATTAACATATGAACTGTGTTGGGTAGGAGTCCAGAAAAAGTGACCATTTACCCAAAagttctagattttaaaaaattcaaatagccTGACACTAAGTGGTTTCATCTAGTCTTCATGAAAATCCATTCACTGGGGCATTCAGAGTAGAACTGTTTTTTCTCATGTTCAGCTCATAGATTTCTGGTTGAACCTTTGTTATCTTTTGGAGTAGACGGAAGGAGCTCTCCATGGAGCGTCTGATTATTTTGCTGAGTGTGCGGAGAGTCAACTTCCTCCCAGTGCAAAGCGCAAGAGAAATGCTCTGAAAGAAATGTAGGTCTGaccagttttcttttccttctttttaattctgtgtgtgtgtcgggggtggggggtatgggTATGTGACATGAAATCTGGAATTCAACAGGAGTTTGTGGAAATTAATCACAAAACCCCCTCTGGCACCAAACTTACCCTAAATCCCATGTTTGCCCTTCTGCCTTCCTGACTGTCTTTTGCATTCTGGACAGTGGGGAGCAAGTCCTTGCCTCACAGGTGTGTTGCAAGGAGTAATTAATTACAAGTGCTTTGAAGATGAAAAGCACCTGTTTGCTGGTGTGTTTCTTACAACTTTCCAAGGGACTACAGACCCATCTAAAAAAATGCATTCCTTTGCTGAAATGCAGGTTCCGATTCTAATATAATTATGATAAACCTCAAGCCTCTGATTAGGAACAATAAGAACatgagtagtgtgtgtgtgtgtgtgtgtgtgtgtctgtgtgtgtgtctgtgtgtgtctgtgtgtgtgtttccagacTAAAGCTTAGCCAAAGTAAATATTTCAGCTTCAGTGTTACGAGTTTGGTGGTTTAAGAAATTTCTTCGCTATTCACAAGCCTGCAAATCTGTGTTGAAGTCAGTATCTGCAGTCTCTCGATTCTCCCCATGCagctcctgccctgcccttcaAAGGGAATTTTACAGTCAGAGTGACATTTGCATTGCCTTTTGTGTGTGCTATAGAAAACGTGTGTGTATGTTTCTACAAGCACGTCCTTGTCACGTGCGTATGCGCACACACAGCCTGTGCTTTAGATGTATCTGATCATTTATTTCTGGGGGGaagaaatcaatataaaaaatttagGCAATATTGACCCTTCACATCTGAAACACCTGCCTGCCTTAGTTAAACGAGATCCATCATAACTCCAATATAACTACATTGAAAACCCAGTGATCAAGAAACAAAGCCTGTCCTCATGTATCCTAATAACAAATCCTCATTTGTTGGAAAATGTGATGGCTATCGCTTGATCCAGTCTGAATGTAAACATAACACTTATGGATTGTTCTAGATTTGCCAGGGAGGTAAGGGAGAAGGAACGGTAGCACGTGCCTCCTTTTCTAGGTCTGGGAAACATGACATGTGGTTTAGAAATTGGAGGACAGCATGCCATTACAGctttacaaaacaaaacccaaaaaatttttctttgttttagggtgaaaagaactgaaataaaCAGCAGCATTGTGAGCAAATCATGGAGCAGAAGGGACATTGTGGGAGCAAATCATGGAGCAGAAGGGACATTGTAGTGACCCAGTGATTGCAGAGATAGCGAGGAGGAGGGGTGACAGTCGGGCTTCGGCCAGTCCCCCGTCAGAGTCCACGGGACAAGCAGAAGATTACATAAAGACAGCCGACAGCCACTGGGGGCTTCCTGTTCAAGAGCTGGAAAATGTTCATCAGACCCAGCCAGAAGACACTAGTGGCCAGTAAAAACCTCATCTTGGGGAGTGGTTAGAGACAGGCCTTCTAAGCAGGAGCCCTGTCTGTAGCTGTGAGTCAGCATCACCAGGTCCAAAACAAAGTCCACAAAGGGCCAGAGCACAACAGAAATGCAGGAACCGCGGCTCTGCAGAAGACGTCGACCACCACAAGAGAGTTTCTCTTGGAAGTGATCAATTAGTCCCAAGAGAAATCGTAGTAGAAAAAAGCAAAGCTTTCAGGGTTTTGCCAGCCTCAGAGCTGTCAAATCCGGGGTTACTTTTGAAACGAGGTTTGGCAAAAACGGCATCTAATGAAGAGTTGCATGTTTTGGAAAAATCTCTCCTCCGGACATCTTACAAAATATCAGCCAAGGCAGGCACAGCAGACCAGCTCAACCACAAACACTGAAAGATTATCTGCAGTCCGGGACAGCCcaaccaagaaaagaaagaagtacgaAAGAGGCCACTAACTTACTAACGGGGATTGCTGAGTTGTAGTTGGGTATGTAATGGCTGAAGGTGCGGAAAGAGAGGGGTGTGTGCGGCTGTACCAACGTTGAAGGAATTGGAATGATTATTTTGCATGGAAAATCGAGCTCCATGTGAGGATTCTTTTTTAACACATTCATCTCCGGGAGGCTATGTGGTTTTTCTAACAACACTGCCACTTTCTCATGATACTTCTATAACTGCCTTCAGAGTCCTTCACCTCGTCAAAGATGACCCCCTTCTTGAAGGAAGTGCACAAAGAAACCAATCGTGTGCCTTCATGACTTATCACTGTGCAGACTATACAATGGGCCACATGAAGACAGTGCTGTATCTGGGGGGAcagtttctccttctgttcctcagcCTGAGTCGGGCAGAAGTGAAGGAACAGGCTAGTGGTCCTCAACATCTGGTTCTGGGCCCCGCATCACTGTCTGAAAatgtgttagaaatgcagaccttgggccccaccccagacctactgaatgagaAACTCCAGGCAATTCCAAAACATGTTCAACTTTAAGAACCACTGGTCTAATTGAAAACTCCCTGCTGTTTGTTTCCTCCAGCCTGGCTCCCAGGGACTCCAGCTCATCGGCTGAGGCCCGCTTGTGGTCAGGCACCCCCTCGTGTTCTGTCAAACTTGTAAAACACCTGAGTTTGGCATCTGAGCTGCTCAGTTCCTGGCTTCTCCACAGCTTGGTGGCTGCAGCACCCACAAATCTGTTACCTACCTAAGAAGTGCTAGAAGTTTATGGGTCATTTGGCCCAGCGTTAGAGGGAGACTGGAGGGAGAGGCTTGCTCTCTCTTGTAGCCCAGGCGTGTCCCTGTCCCAGCACTTGCCCCCAGCTCTAAGATTTCATTTAGGTTCAGGAAGGATTAAAACCCAAGGGGAAATCAGTGGCCGAAGTTTCCAGTTTCCCAGTTGGAAGGCGTCACAGGCAGTTTGAATTTCAAAACAGGAGCCTTCCATTTGCAGTATGACCCACGAATGTCTCCAGTGGGCCTGCTGAAATGTCACCGAGTGAATCATAGCAATAACTTATTTTGGATGGACACCTACTAAAGATTTTCTTAACCCAATTTCATTCTAAAATAGGAGAAAACCCATATTCAAAGGCCACccatcaaatacattttttttttctcctcaacaTTGTGTGGTCCTTTGAAGTAgcacctccctggtaacaaggaAAATTAAGTATATTCCCAGAGTGTTGGAGTTAGCAGAAAAATGACCCAGAAAAAGTccaatgaaataaaagaacatgGAAACAGAGAGAGTGTAGGTGGTTCAGAATGCTTAAAActaattgtggttttgtttcTCCTAGCTCATTCTATGCTGGCCTGTGACTCCTTTCCCACTTGTTAGGGTAAGACTCCTTAAGAGGCAACCATGAAGTTCAGTGTTGGTCACTACTCCTAGCCGTGAATGTAGATGCTATTGCTTTGATGTTCCCCAGGCTGCCTGGACACCTGTCCCCTTCTCATGGTCCCAGACTCACCACCCCGACCAGGAACATGGCCCTGCCCATCAGTGTCCTTTCCTCTTCCCACAGGTTTTTCTCTGCTCTTAGCTGATTCCAGTTAAAGCATTCTACAGGAGAAGAGGGAGCCCGACAGAGTACTAACCACAGTGAGTcgagttagttagttagttagggAGCAGATTGTATTCATCCAGTTGGGGTAGACAGCACAGAATGGAAATGCTCCACGGGGGGCCCCTCTCTTCGAGCGGCAGCTGTTCTAGGTGTGCTCTTCCCCAAAGACAGGGGCAGAGTGTGTCGCTGAATCTTCTTCAACATTATTCTTGGAACAGTCTAAATAGAGAGGGCCCACATAACAACCCAGGTGACCGGCCAAGAAACAATAAGCTCCCAGAACGGAGTCTTGATTAAAAAGggcagccataaaaataaaaaataaaaataaaaaaaggggcAGCCATTCCAGAACAATAGCTGCTGCTAACCCAGAACTGGGAGGTGTTTGCAATGGAGTCGCCAGAGAAAAGCTTTTAATTgaaaagttttttatttcatttgttaacCGGGGCCTGCACAGTGGGTACAGCCAATCTTGGTGATTTAATGATTTTCTCTCAAGAGCAGCCTTGGCTTTAGAGTTTGATATATTTGTGGAAATAACAATTGCTGTGACCTCAGAGGGAAAATAGCACCTGTGGCTGTAGACTGATAGGGTCTTCCTCACAGCCCACATGCACATGGGATTGTCACAGGATTAACGGAGGGAACAGCTCTCCCCTTCCGCACTGGGGCATGTGTCTGAGGAATTTTGCCTTTAAGCATTTTCTTCCACATGTCTGAAAAACCCCCGGATCTCTTATTACTTGAGTAGTTGTGCGATTCTTTGGATGTTTGAAAGTACAAAGGGAAAAATGGCTGCCAGGTTTTATTGTTGCTTATTAGCTGGGAAATGCAGAGTTCCCTATGACTGGGAGTGGTTTGTGTGTTGACACTCTTAATAATCTTATTAATTCCACATCCGAAAATCTGAGAGGCTGTCAATATTCTTAGTCAAAAAGAACAAGTTCTTCAACCACTTAACTTAATAACCCAAACTCAATTTATGCTCAAGTCCCTAAAATTCTGATGCTTGGGAGAAATGTGGATCCACTTCTGTTACTGTTACAACTTTGAACTCCCTAACTTTCTCAATGTCATGGCTTCTAAGTCACATCCATGTGCTTTCAGATGACTTTTTAATAGATTGATGttgagttttgtgtttttgttgttgttttttaatgtctcTAAACAAGAAATGTCTGAGGACAGGCAGTGCAatttttcttacacttttttttctttgccactgGAGGTTAACTGTTGTCCAGATATGCATATAAATTCTTAAATGCAAAGGAGCAGCAATTTGGGGATAGAGGAGTGAGTGCTATAGCTTTTTTATTTAGGTCAAAGAagtaagaaaatgtatttcattttataaaaagcaaGAATCATTAAAAACGCTCTAGTTTGATTTATGGAGAATATAGCTTGTTTCTTATCTCAAGATATGTCTTAGGGACAACAGTGGGATCACAGTTAATTGTTTGCTTCTGGTGTCGTGTTTGGATTTTAGTATGAATTGTTTTGTATCACACGGCCTTTGATTTTAGCAAGAGTTTGGTGAGGGCAAAGCACAAAAGGGAAGGAAACCTCTGTGCCCAAGAGAATGGCCTGGGATCACAGTGCTGCCATTCCCGGTTTCCTTGAATTCCTTCTTGGCAGGCCCCACTGTCCTATTTCCACAGAATTTTAGTGAATGGCCTTCCTTTTGAGGTAACAAATGCCTTTCCTAAGAGCCAAAAATCCTCTCTTCAGCATTCCATGACTTGAATATGGGaatcatttttagttttcttctttgctcttaTGAGGAAATATCCATGCTTATTTTGTTAAGATGATAGAGTTCATTCCTTGTTGTTGAAACACTAATGAATTAAAACATGGTAGAGCaagtaaaaaatcaaaattaagctGATTTCTGTTAAGCAGTTTAAGATCTTCCTTAAGTAAATTAAGCATTGTAAAATGAAGTTTAATGCAGATAATTACTCAGGACAGAATATGGATCATTGGTATTTCAATTTAATGATATAATTAAATTCTCAGAAATCTACAGAACTCCTTCTAATTTGGcttctatatttatttaagaagacAAGGAACAAATACCTGTCAGTGTGTGCACTTACCAGAGGGGACTTGAATGTCTGAAATTATTACCTTTAATTATGGCTGACTACTCAATACTGGAATTTTACCACATTCAAGTAAGTTTTATTATGCAGCATAATATTACCATGTATTACTTGATAATTGCTTTTAGAATTGCTTAtcaaaaatcttgatttttttttaattaaagaagaatCAGTAAAACTATATTATGACCCCAAAAACATCTGATCAGGTGACCATAGATATGGATGTGAGAGAATCTCAGAATAAGTTTTATTAATCAAAGTAGGAAGCCAGACGCTGCAGCCATCACCAGGAGAGTTCTTTCTCCCCATCGCCTTTATCCTgtcgtttgttttgtttgaacTACTTCAACTACAAAAGAGTTGAACATGTCTGAAGGTACATGGATCAAAGTAGTATGTAGAGGAAACAAACctgctttaaatataaaaaggaaaattgttttaaaaaattaaattagtgtGTATCACTTTCTCTAAAGCAAGGGAGTTCGCCCCAAGGAGTATATATTCAAAATGCCCTTTTCTGAACATGCGATTTAAAATTACATTCTCTTagaggtttttttcctccttgaaacAACTCTGTGGTTTTGAACTCTATGTTAAAATAATCCCAAGGAGCTCTGCTTCTGAACATTTAGGTCTGGAAAACCCTGTGTGAGGTGTAAGATTCCGGGGTGGTCTTTACAATGCAGATATGTTCCTGTTTCTTCCAGTTGTGAGCTAAGAGAGATCCCTCTTGTGAGAGGTTCAAGTATGCAACCTTGACTCCTTTCCAGAAGAATCTTGATATTTCCCAAGTGGACTCATTTCCATTTTCTGAGTGGATCTAGTCCTTGTTCGTCACTGAATAAAGTCCTGGTCCAACTCTTCATCGACACTGCATTTTAGGACAGGATCCCAGGCCCCTCTGATTGTTTGTATATGTATCTCCCTTTGGATCTATACATGATTTTTCAGAGGCGTTTCAGTATGAGGTTGGGATCATACACTTGAAAAGCATGAAATGCTGAGAACCGCTGCAGTGATGAAACAAAGTGCCTTTCTTAGTGGTTTGCTCCTGCTAGGGCGCTAGCTGGCCCAGCCCACGGGAAAGCTGACCTGCCTGGGCCTGGGGTCTGGGCTGGGGATCCAGAGACTGGAGATGGTCTGGTGCTCCAGGCTGCAAACCCCAGGTTCAGGCTACTGCTTTACCACTAACTGGTTTGTGTGTTTTGGGACAAGTCACTCAACTtcccgggcctcagtttcttcctttgtcaaataaaattctCTCCTATTTTAAGTGCCACACTGAAGGTGAACTTTCATGTGGTAATTTCTGTAATCATTTTAAGAAACACATTCTTAGCACTTCCATGTGGTAATTTCTGTATCCATTTTAAGAACAAGGTTCTTCGCACTGTCCACACTTTGGGATAACCGGGTAGCTTCTGGTTAAATCAGAATCCTTGAAATTTGGCCTGGGTATCCGCATTTTTAAAAGGTCttcacataggggcacctgggtggctctgtgagttaaggcctctgccttcggctcaggtcgtgatctcggggtcctggaatcgagtcccgcgtcggtctccctgctcagtgggaagcctgcttcccttcctctctctctgcctgcttgtcatctctgcctgtcaaataaataaataaaacctttaaaaaaaagagtttggggtgcctgggtggctcaatggcttaaagcctctgcctttcggctcgggtcatgatcccagtgtcctgggattgagccccgcatcaggctctctgctcagcatggagcctacttcctcctctctctgcctgcctctctgcctacttgtgatctctgtcaaataaataaaatcttaaaaaaaaaaaaattcttcaaatacTGATTCTGATGAGAGGCCAtagttaaaaattgttttaaaatgtagggtgtgtgtgtgtgtgtgtgtgtgtttaaatttagTGGGTGTTAAAAGAGGCAGGGTGTGCTCAGAGCTGATTGTCCTTTATAGGAGGGGCGTGCAAGCAACTCAGGAGTGTGCCTGCTCTCAAATGAATGAGAAACGCTTTGGGGACAAGGTGTCAATAGGCGTACATTTTCATCACAAAAGAAATGTGTTCTGCCTTCTCCTTCAGGCCTTCTGTGTTAGTAACACGGCATTAGGACCCAACACGTCCCAGCAGCATCATCTTTGCCAACACTGAGAAATTGCTGCCCTCTGTACAGAAGACGAGTTTTTAAAGCATCTAAATAATTGTCCAGGGTTTGCCTTTGATCCACGATCATTAATATCACTAATAAGCTCTCGAAAAGTGCGTGTGAATCTCAAGTTCACATGTGGCAGGGCAGTGGAAGAATGAACgcttttaaaatagtttggcTCCGAAAGCACATCTGAAATAACCCTGTGGGAAAATCAGGAGAATTTCTCATCCTCCCAAGGATTACCTAGGATGAGATGCTGACCTTGTGTTTTAAGTTCAGTTACATTTCTTAAAACCTCATTCATTACGCAGCCTGATTTATTTTAGTGGGCGAAGTAGGCTGTGGGAGGGGACTCCGGTGAAGTATAGTGTTCTTGTGGGCCTTTTGTTTTCGCCACAGTCCCCAAAAGATCATCTGTATTTCTTGAAAACACACCTGCAGGCCAGCTTCCTCACGAGATTTACTACAGCTTTTCTCTCAGAAATTAGAGCTGAAGATTCTCTGGTCTTCAGGCTTCTAAGGCGATCAAGCCCCAGAAGGCCGAGTGTGCACGGGGTGAGCCGAGCGCTGACCTCTGCCGGGGAGAGGTCAGTTCAGCACACAGGACtcaaaagggaggaagaaaaagcaactcctcagcagggagtttgaCTTGCTTTAGGGCAGAAGAGATTTTATAAATAAGTTCCCAGTCTCCCACGCCCTCTCACCGGCTCTTCTATGACTAGTCCTGTCTCCACGCTTTAGATACACACGCAgacacatgtgcacacgcacacatatacagatgtgtgtatacacacacacacacacacactggggacGCAGATGGAGCTCTTACTTCCACTTGCTGCCTcatgtccctctccccacctgccccgGGAACTGTGGGTTGCCCTGGCAGAAACTTCTCCGGAGGAGGCAGGTGATGGATTGACTGGGAACTTTTCTAAGCCCAGTGGCTCATAaagccttttctcttcctctttaacATGCTCAGCTGGTGAGAAGCATGCAGAAGGCTCTTTCCCAAACCCACTGTGGGTGCCCAGGAGGATTAATACCAGCCAATCCATTCctgttgtcagagagagaaggtggaatGGTGTATTAGGGTGACCTCCAGCCTTGATGTGGCAGACTGGGTGTTTGGGATGTGTCCCAGCAGGAGGAGCCTAGAAGGCCCTTCTGTAACAATGCCAGAAAGAAGCAAGGCTGGTGAAGCAACAGTCTGGCTTTGATTTGTGCCTTCCCCTTAAAATGCTGCTCCCCTGATGAGCCTTTTCCCCGTGCCTTCTGCTCGCCTCGGTGACCATCTAGAGCAGAGTGGTGACTGCATGGGCAGACCCTGGGGCATCTGGTAAAGTGTCCTCTGGGCTCCCCAGGGAAGGGTGCCCATCAGTATGAAAGCACTTCTGGGAGCAAGATCTTTCCATGGCAGAGATTCAGGGGATCTGCTGTTGGGGTTCCTGTTTTGATGCTAATTACCTAGCTGGAAGAACCTTCTGGATCTCACGTAAAACCTCTATACAGGCTCAAAGACAAGAATACTGTCCATCTGTGAATTTTCCACATCAAATTGGCTCTGTTTTCTCTTGAAGATAGTATTCCTTAACACCGGTTTATCAAGTTATGTGTTCTGGATCCTGGTTGGATCCTGGTTCTGGATTCTGGATCCTGGATCCAGCCTGATTTGGGCTGTTGTTCTGCAAGTTTATAAGATTTAATTCAGGCCCTGGTTAACACTTCAGGAAAGCTTGCTGAACTTGAGAGAAACCTAAGCTTTCTGCCACTGGCTTTGCATCTTCATCTAGGCCAGCTGCCCCTGTGAGGGCAGACTCAGGACAGGGGAGATAGTACAAGAGAAAGTTGGGCTTGATACTTAACTCTGACTCAGTCCAGAGCAAatggctggctgaggagggaacTTCCTTCTAGGGA comes from Neovison vison isolate M4711 chromosome 8, ASM_NN_V1, whole genome shotgun sequence and encodes:
- the LOC122916265 gene encoding LOW QUALITY PROTEIN: protein SLX4IP (The sequence of the model RefSeq protein was modified relative to this genomic sequence to represent the inferred CDS: deleted 2 bases in 2 codons; substituted 1 base at 1 genomic stop codon), with amino-acid sequence MESKKFAIKCGNFAVLVDLHIQPQGSNKDTSWFSEQKKEELCLLLKETIDSRVKEYLEVRKQHRPSNTEFTRSSPLTLKGYGFQIIAYFLKRGLRLYCFRGSQSTELRVFPDRFVVCVSQLSFSRDLLASQNEELTEGALHGASDYFAECAESQLPPSAKRKRNALKEMVKRTEINSSIVSKSWSRRDIVGANMEQKGHCSDPVIAEIARRRGDSRASASPPSESTGQAEDYIKTADSHWGLPVQELENVHQTQPEDTSGQXKPHLGEWLETGLLSRSPVCSCESASPGPKQSPQRARAQQKCRNRGSAEDVDHHKRVSLGSDQLVPREIVVEKSKAFRVLPASELSNPGLLLKRGLAKTASNEELHVLENLSSGHLTKYQPRQAQQTSSTTNTERLSAVRDSPTKKRKKYERGH